A region of the Myxococcales bacterium genome:
TGCGATCGAAGGTCTCGAACGCGCTCTGGTCCTTGAGGCCGTGCCTGGTCTCTTGGATAGACTTCTGAGCCTCGGCGCGCTTCTTCCGCGCCACGAGCACGTTCTTCTTGCGCTTCGCCTCCTCGATCTTGTCGTTCAGCATGCGGAGCGCCCGCTTCAGCTGATCGACGGAGGCCTTCTGCTTCGACCACTGATCGTTGAAGGTCTGCGCGAGCTCGTCGTGCTCCTTCTTGCGCGAGAGCGCCTCTTTCGCGAGCTCTTCGTTGCCGGCGCGGAGGGCCATCATCGCGCGGCGCTCCCATTCGGCCGCGTTCGCGGCCTCCTGCTCGTGCTGCTTCGCGAGCCTCTTCTCGTCGGCGATGGCGACGGCGACCTGCTTCTTCGCCTCGACGAGCTGGTTGTTCATGTCGACGACGACCTGGTTCAGCATCTTCTCCGGGTCTTCGGACTTGCTGATGAGGTCGTTCAGGTTCGACTTGATGAGCTGCGCCAGGCGGCTGAATATTCCCATGGATGGATCTCGCGGGCTCGAGGGATTGGCCGTTGCGGGAGCGCCAGCGCGCTCCCCACGTGGACACGTAAAGATTGGGGGGACGCCACCGCGCTCGGCGGCGGCGCGGGGCTCAGCTTGGCGCTCGGGAGAGCTCCACCAGCGCGGGCACTTGCTGCGCCAAGGTCACGTCGATCTCGTCGAGCAGCGCCTCGAGCTCGTTGTAGTCGAGGTTCTGGAGCTCGAGCGCGCTCGTGAGCACGACGTTGTCTTCCTCCAGGCCGAAGCTCGTGTGCACGAGCGTGCTGGCGTTCAGCGACAGGAGCCGACGAAAAAACTCGGAGCCGCCCTCGGCGGGCGCCTTGCCGACGTTGACCCGCGTCACGACGAGGGGCGGGTCTACGTGTAGGGCGATGGGCGGGGCCGCCTCGCTCGTCGCGCCGAGGACGTAGGTCCCGTCCTCCAGCGGCGAGAACCGCCGGTTCATCTTGGTCAGGTACGCCTCGACGTCTTTCTCCGTGCGCATTCTACCCCTCGCGTGCAGATGATCGCGTTCCGTGGGCGCGAGCGCGCCCCACCTCCGCCCCGCTCAACGCAACGGGAAGGAACGTGACCACTCTACGGCATACCGCCAGGCTTCGGCGTCCATTCCGCTTTCAAACGAAATCGCCCGCGCGCTGTGCTACGTTTCCGGCCACATGGTGGCGGACTCCAGGATCCCGTCGGGGACCATCCTCGGCGGTAAGTTCCGCATTCGCCGGCTCTTGGGACAGGGCGGCATGGGCGAGGTGTACGCGGGCGAGGGGCGCCGCGGCGAGAAGGTCGCCATCAAGGTGCTCCACGACCGCGCCGCGAAGGATCCCGACCTCGTGGCGCGCTTCAACCGCGAGGCGGAGATCGCCCGCAGCATCCATTCGGAGTACGTCGCCGCGGTGCTCGGCTCGGGGAAAGAGCGGGACGGGCGCCTCTGGATAGCCTTCGAGCGCCTGGTGGGCGAGGGGCTCGACGAGCGACTCCGCCGCGAGCAGTACCTCGCGTTCTCCGAGGTGGTCCCGATCGTCGACGACGCGCTGCAGGGCCTCATCGCGGCGCACGACGCCCGCGTCATCCACCGCGACATCAAGCCCGCGAACCTGTTCGTCGAGAAGCGAAAGCTGACGCACGCGGAGCTCGCGGGCGGGGCGCGCGAGGAGCGCACCCGCATCCTCGACTTCGGGGTCTCCAAGCTCCGCCCGGCGGCCGACCGCAACGAGCCCTCGCTCACCGCGTTCGACGCGACCTTGGGCAGCTTTGCCTACATGGCGCCCGAGCAGGTGCGGGGCTCGGCGCGCGTCGACGAGCGCGCCGATCTGTACGCGCTCGGCGCCGTCGCGTTCCGCGGGCTCACCGGGCGACTCCCGTTCGAGGGCACGAACGCGCTCACGCTGGTGGCGCTGAAGCTCGATCGCGATCCGCCCAGCCTCACCTCCACGACCGGTGACGAGTGGCCCCAGGCGATCGAGCGGTTCCTGGGCAAGCTCATGGCCCGCGAGCGCGAGAACCGCTTCCGCACGGCCGCCGAGACCCTCACCGCCTGGCGCGCGGTGTCCACCGCGATGGACGACGTGAGGCACCGGCCGCGCAGCGTCGGCGAGCCGGCCCCCGAACCCGCCGAGCCGACGCAAGGCACGTTCGCCGACGACTACGAGCTGCCGTATCGGCGCTGACTGCAGGCACCGGAGCGGGACCGCGCGGCGCCGACTACCTGCACTCGGGGAAATGTCTGAAGGTCGGATCCGAAGTCTTCATCTTGGCGCACCACTCGGGGCGCTGCTTCGGAGGCGGCGGTGCGGCGCTCGCGGACGGCGGCGGGGGCGCGACACGGGGGGCCGTCGGGTGGGCGGTCGTCACTCCTACGGGCGCCTTCGGCTCGGCCGCGAGCGCGACCCGCTCGGCGTCGGCCGACGCGGGCCCGACCACCAGCTCCTGCCGCGCGTAACCCGCGCGCGAGACCGTGAGCTTCACGCTCTCACCCGGCGCGAGCGAGACGTGGGCGAAGCCGCGCTCCACGTGCACCAGCGTCCCCGACGGGAGCGCCACCTGCGCGTCGACGGGCTCGATCGCGACGATCACGACGCGCTTCGTGACGACGGGGGCCGCCGACGCCACGACGACCGCGACCGCGGCGCTCGTCGAAGCGGAGGGGGGGGGCGCGAGCGCGCGGATGGTGGGTTGCGCGCCAGCGCCCTTGTCGCGCAGGGCGAACGCAACGACCGCGGCGATCGCGAGGAGGACCCCCATGCCGAGGCCCAGCGCGATCCCGAGGCGGCCGCCCCCTCCGCGAGACTGCGGGAGCATGGTGCTCGCGGCGGCGCCGTGGAAGTAGTCGGCCGGAGCGTTGAAATTGCCCGAGCGCGCCATGAGCTCGCCCACCGCCTTCGGGGGCTGCCCCGCGAGCAAGAGGTCGAGGTCGGCGACGAGCTCGTCGGCCGTGGCGTAGCGCCCCTCCGGCTTCTTGGTGAGGCACTTCAGGATGATCGCCTCGAGCCCGGGGGAGACGGCGTTCGGAGGCACCACGAGCGTCCGCGGCGCGGGCGGCGCCTTGTACATGTGCTGGGTCAGGATGCCCATGTAATTGTCGGAGTCGAACGGCACCCGCCCGCAGGCCATCTCGTAGAGGATGATGCCCATGGCGTAGAGATCGCCACGGCTGTCGACCGAGAGCCCGGCGGCCTGCTCCGGGGACATGTAGTGCGGCGTGCCGAACACGCTGCCGGTCCGCGTGAGCCGCGTCGCCGCGTGGGTGACCTTCGCGATGCCGAAGTCAAGTATCTTGACGAAATCGTTCTCGCCCCCCCGCGACACGAGCATGATGTTGTCGGGCTTGAGGTCGCGGTGGACGATGCCAGCGGCGTGCGCGGCAGACAGACCCACGGCCATCTGGCGAGCGATCTTGAGGAGCCGCGGGGTGGGGATCATCCGGAGCTGGTCGAGCAGCCCGCCGAGGCTCACGCCGTCGAGGTACTCCATGACGAAGTACGCGGCCCCGTCCGGGAGCATGCCGAAATCGGCGACGTCGGCGATGTGGGGCGAGCCGATCGACGACGCCGCGCGCGCTTCGTTGAAGAACCGCTCGAGCATGTCACGATCGTCGGCGAGCTCCCGCTTGAGCACCTTGATGGCCACGCGCTTGGCCAGGGTGCGGTGGCGCCCGGCGTAGACGATGCCCATGCCGCCTTCGCCCAGCACCGAGTCCACGAGGTACCGCCCCTCGATTACGGTGCCGAGGTACGGATCGGCCCCCGCAGACGGGGGCGCCTGCGCGGGGCCCCCGACGATGTGGAGCGTGTCTCCGTCCGGGTCCCTCGCCATGCGGCCAACTCTACCCTCGGCCAGCCTGGCGCGCCAAGCGCGCAGGTTCTCGCCGGGGGTCGGGCGGCGCGGCGCTCGCGACGGCGTGCGGTTTCGTGGTAACTGCACCACGCGTTCATGGGCTACCCCCTCACCGTCGCTCTCCGTTACCTCGTCTCGAAGAAGCGCTCCTTCATTTCGGTCGGGACCGCGTTCGCGATGTTCGGGGTGATGATCGGCGTCGCGGCGCTCGCGACGGTCATGAGCGTCACGGGCGGATTCCAGAAGCAGTTCCGGGACAAGGTGCTCGGGGTGAACGCCCACGTCCTCGTGCTGAAATACTCGGTCGACTTCCGCGAGTACCCGGACGTCATGAAGAAGGTCGCCGACGTGCCCGGCGTCAAGGGCGTCGCGCCGTTCATCATCAACCCGATGATGGTCACCCACGGGGGCCGCACGGCCACCGGGGTGCTGCTGAAGGGCGTCGACCCCGAGTTCATGCCGAAGGTGCTCGACCTCCCGAGGCACATCGTCGAGGGAAACCTGGACGGCCTGCGAAAGCCGGGCGCGAAGCCGCCCGAGCGACGGGTCGAGCCGTTCGACCCTTTCCCGTCCAACTCGGGCGCCCGCGATGGCGGCGCGAGCCGCTCGGTCCTCGGCGATCTGCACGCGGCGGGGCTCGATCCCGATCGCTCGGACGCCGGCGCGCCCGACGACGCGGCCGCACCGACCGCGGCCCCGGCCCCGACGGTCGTCGGCGCCGTCACGCCCGACGGCGGCTACGCGAGCCAGCTCCCCACGAACGACGACGACGTCCTCCCCGAGTCGGTCGATCCCGATCCGTGCAAGAGCCCGGAGCAGATCAAGAAGCTGCCCGGCGTGGTGATCGGGCGGACGCTCGGCCGACAGCTCGGCGTGAAGCTCGGCGACTGCCTGCAGATCACCTCGCCGACCATCGGCGTCTCCCTCGGCGCGAGCGGTGCGCGACCGCCGATCGCGAAGCAGTTCCGCGTCATCGCGGTCTTCGAGGCCGGCTTCGACCAGTACGACTCCAAGCTGGTGTACACCGACCTCTACGAGGCCCAGGGCTTCTACGACCAGGGCGACAGCGTCACGGGGGTCGAGATGACCATCGACGACATCGACAACTCCGGGGCCATCGCGAAGGAAATCGACCGTCGCCTCGCCAACGGCGTCTACCACACGCTCGACTGGCGGGAGCTCAACCATGGCCTCTTCACGGCGCTCCTCATCCAGCAAATCGGGATGAGCTTCATGCTCGCCCTGAACATCCTCGTGGCGGCGTTCACCGTCGTGGCGGTGCTCATCATGGTCGTGCTCGACAAGAAGCGGGAGATCGCCCTCTTGAAGGCCCTGGGCGCGACCGACCGCGCCATCCTCCGCATCTTCCTCTACCAGGGCACGCTCATCGGCGTCGTGGGGACGGGGCTGGGTCTCCTCCTGGGGTACGCCTGCTGCCGAGCCATCGCGGCCTACCCTTTCCCACTCGACCCCAAGGTCTACTTCATCTCGCACTTGCCGGTCCTCATTCGGCCGAACGAGTTCCTCATCACGGGCGCCATCGCCGTGTTCATCAGCAGCGTGGCCACCATCGTCCCCGCGCTCTACGCGTCCCGCATGCGGCCCGCCGACGGGCTGCGGGCGGAATAAGGCACCTAGAGACATCGCCCCGCGCCGTTCTCGTCCGCTTCCTCTCGAGAAAGTCGGTCCAGTCGGCGGCAATCGGAGCTACTGTGCCTCTTTCATTGGCCGCCGTCGGCGGCGGTGCGAGCGTAACCACCGAAAGGGGCGCGATTCTTCATGCGATGGCTCGTCGAGGTGTCGGCGATTGGGAAGGGCGACCCGCAGTCCTTCTGCGTCGAAGCAGAGACCTGGCAGCGAGCCCTCCAGCTCGTCCGCGCCCACCGGGGCGAGACCAGCCCGATGAGCGGGTTCTCCATCGAGCTGCTGGAGGCGGGCTACCGGGCCGTCGATCCGGTGGCGCGCCTGCGCTTCGTCGTCAAGCGAACGACCGACACCGCGGCGCTGACGCCCCTCGACAACCAGGCGGCCGCGCCGGCCGCGGCTTCGGCGGGGTCGGCCGCTCCTGGCGCCACCACCAAGCCTTCCGCGACTGCCCCTGCCGTGCCGGCCGCCGCTGGCCCCAAGCCGGCCGTTGGCTCCAAGCCTGCGGTCGCCGCCGGGCCTGCCCAGGCCGTCGGGTCCAAGCCCGCCGCCTCCGCCGCCGTCGGCTCCAAGCCCGCGGTGGGCGCGAAGCCCGCGGCGGCTGCGCCAGGCGCAGCGGCTCCGCGACCCGGCGGGACGAGCGCCGCACCTGCCACCGCCACGAAGCCGTCGGCGCCGCGCGCCCTGCCCGCGTCGCTCGCGAACTCCACCGACCTCGACACCACGGTGAAGACCGTGGATCCGCTCGACGTCGCGGGAAACGCGAGTCGCAACGTCTTCGAGAGCGCGACCGTAGAGGTTCCCGTGGTGCCCGTGCCCGCGCCGGTGGCGCCGCAGGGCGCCCCGGCTGAGCCTGTGCCCGACAACGCAGCCGCCGTCGGGTCGGGGCTGGAGGTGCTGTCGCGTCGAGAGCACTCGCCCACCGAGAGCCTCCCCCTGAGCTACCGGGAGTACGCCTTCCTGGTGCAAGCAGGGACGAAGGAGGGAGCCGCGGTCGGGTTGCTGCTCGCGCAGCTCGAGCTGGTGCAGGCCGCCCTAGGCACCGCGCAGACCGGGAAGCTGGTGCAGCTCGCAGTGTTCGACGAGCGGTTCGAGGGGAAGGCCAGCAAGCCTCCGCTCGCGACGCTCACCTGGAAGGACTGGCGCGGCGATCCAACGGTCCACTTCCCGAGGCGCGCAGCCCCGGGATCCAAAGCGTCCAGCGCGCCGGCGGGAGCGCCAGCGGCCGCAGCGCCGCCCGCGGCCGTCAAGCAGACGCTCGTGGAGCCCGTCACCACGCTCGACGACACGCGCGCGATCCGCCCCGCCGAGGGGCGCACCGAAGAACCCCTCCGCATCGTCGTGCCCGCCGATCTCGAGCGCACGGCGGAGCGGCCGGCCCCGCGCGCCCGGGCCGCGGCGCCGCGACCTTGCTCGGCGTGCCGCAGCTGGTCGAGCCTCTCCCGCCGAACGCGCCGGCCCCCGCCCCGCACACACTCGCGTCCGCGAGCCCCGCGTCCGCAAGCCCCGCGTCCGCAAGCCCCGCGCCCCGACCCGCGAGCGTCCCGCCTCCCGCCCCCGCCACCCGACCCGCGAGCGTCCCGCCTCCCGCCCCCGCCTCCCGACCCGCGAGCGTGCCACCTCCCGCCCCCGCCGCGCGCCCTCAGAGCGTGCCACCTCCCGCCCCCGTCGCGCGCCCCCAGAGCGTCCCGCCTCCCGCCCCGGTCGCGCGCCCCCAGAGCGTCCCGCCTCCCGCCCCCGCGCCCGCTCCGGCGGGGCCTCTGGTGCTGCCACGCTTCACGCCGGGCCCCGGGGCCGTCGCGATGGTGCCGCCGGCGCCGGCGCCCGCCCCCGCGCGCTCCGATGCCGAGTCCCCCTTCACGCCCCCCCCGGGGAACGTGACCGTGGTCATCCCGCCCCGATCACAGACGGGCACGCGGGTCTCGGGCGACGAGCTCATCGCCACCTTGTTCGAGGCGATGCACGACCTCCACTTCCTCCAGGACGCCATCCAAGGCGCCGATTTCTGCCTCCAGCTCGCGATCGGCGTCATCCCCTCGCGGGCTGGCTACGCCCACTTCTTCGACGTCGAGAAGCGCGAGTTCGTGCTGGTCCGCGCCAAGGGCGAGGACACGGAGGACCTCGTCGGCAAGCGCCACCTCGAGGCGGAGCCCCTGCTGTCGGCGGCCGTCCGCACCAAGAAGGCCATCCTCAAGGACGCCAACGACGCGCTGACGAGCCGCTACATGACGCTGGGCGGGGCCACGAGCGTCGTGCTCTGCCCCGTCTTCGTCGCGGGCCGCGCGCTCGCCATCCTCGAGCTCGTCAACCCGTCCGACGGCGCGCCGTTCACGCAGGCCGAGGCGAACGCGCTCACCTACATCGCCGAACAATTCGCCGAGTTCCTGTCCTCACGAGGCCTGGTGTTCGATCACGGTCGCGCACGCGCGGCCCAAGGCTGAGCTAGATTCCCTTGAGCTCGCGGACGCGAGAGGCACGCGGCGCGCGGCGACCCCGCTTCCCCGCGGAGCCCGCGGAGGAACGCCGTGGCGCGCGAGGCTGAGCGATCCCGGCGGGACCGCCTGACCCGCTTCGTCCTTCTGCCGGCCGTCATCGTCGCGGTCGCGGTCCTCGCCTACTTCACCTTTCGGACCACGCTCCAGCTCGACACGCTCCGCAAGCAGTCGGTCCTCGAGGCCACGCTCGCGCTCGCCAACGAGAAGGCGACCCGCCTCGACCGCCAGATCATCGATCAAGACAACGTCGTGCTCGCGATCGCGGACCCCGCGCAAGCGGAGCACCTCACCGAGCGCTGGCTGCCTACGGCCCAGCGCGAGACGCCCTCGGTGCGAGCCATCCTGGTGCTCGACGAGACGCGCACGGTGGTCGCCTTCGCATCCCGCGCGCGCGGACCGTTCGCCGAGGAAGAGGCATTTCGGCGGCTGCTGACCGAGCGGCTGCTCGACGACATGCCACCCGCGGTCGAGGCGCTGCGGCACCTGCACCGGACCTACGGCGCGGAGAGCTACCTCATCTCGTACTGGCTCCGCCCAAGCGACGCGCGCACCTACACGATCGTGGCGTGGCACGACATCGGGCGCATCGTGAAGGAGACCCTGCCGACCCTCTACGGGGATCGCTCGGTCCCGGGGGCGCTCCTGGCGCAGAACACGAGCCGCGCGAACATCGTCGACGAAGAGGGCCGCATCGTCTTCGGGCCCCCGCTCCGCAGCGGCGGCTTCACCGTCGGCGTGCGCTTCCCGACGACGCTCTACAACTGGCGCGTGCAGGTCTCGCCGGTCGGCGAGGACGAGTTCACCGTCAACGTGAAGCGACGACGCGTGCTCGAGATCGCGACGGTCGGCCTGTCGTTCGTCGTGCTCGTGGCCGGGGTGCTCACGATCCTGCTCGCCGCCGAGACCGAGCGCCAGGCCTCGGCGCTGAAGAGCGAGTTCGTCGCGAACGTCAGCCATGAGCTCAAGACCCCGCTCGCCCTCGTCCGCATGTTCGCCGAGATGCTCCAGAGCGGGCGCGTCAAGAACGAGGAGAAGCGCATGGAGTACCTCAACGTCATCGTGAGCGAGAGCGAGCGGCTCTCGAGCCTCATCGAGAACGTGCTCGACTTCGCCCGGGTCGAGCGAGGTCGCGCGAGCTACGATTTCTCTCCGGGCGATTTGGGGGAGGCCGTCCGCCGCGCCGTGAACGTGTACCGCTACCGCGCGGAGCGCGAGGGCGTGACGCTCACGCTCGAGGTCGAGGAACGCCTGCCGGAGGTGCTGCTCGACGCGCGGGCCATCGAGCTCGTGGTCATCAACCTACTTGACAATGCGCTAAAATATGCGCCCGACGGCAAGGAGGTCGCCGTCTCCGTCAGCCGGGTCGGCGACGACGTCACAGTGTCCGTGACCGACCAGGGCCCAGGGATCCCCGAGGCCGAGCGCCAGCGTATCTTCGAGCGCTTCGTCCGCGGCTCGTCGGCGACCGCCCGCGACGGGAAAGGCGCCGTCCGAGGCAGCGGCATCGGCCTGTCGCTCGTGCAGCACATCGCCGAGAGCCACCGCGGCCGAGCTTGGGTCGACAGCGGGCTCGGGCACGGGGCGACGTTCCGCTTCTGTGTACCTCGCCGCACGGGGCCCGCGCCCCCACGCGCCGCCTGAACGCCCCCGGCCGGCCGCGGCGGCGCGCGCCCCTTGCATTTCGCGTTGACGCGTGTCTTAAGCACGATATCGTTGGCCTACGGCAACTACGACGGGGCTCGCCTGCGCGTGCCCACGTGTGACTGCGGCCTCCGAGCAACTCGGGAGAACGGGAGAGTAGGTTTTTTTCATGGCGACGAATGGGAACGAGGAGGCGAAGCTGTTTGTGGCGGGCCTTCCCGATAGTGTGTCGGAAGATGTGCTGAAGCAGCTGTTCGAGGCGACCGGTGGCAAGGTCGTCAACATCAGCCTCCCGAAAGATCGGGAGACCGGGCGCCCACGCGGCTTTGGCTTCGTGACGCTGGCCACACCGGCGGAGGCACAGGCCGCGAGAGAGGCCCTCGACGGCTCGCTCCAGGCGGGCAAGTCGATCTCGGTGCGGCCGTTCCAGGCCGAGCCGCCGCGCCGCGACGGCGCGGGCCCAGGCCCCCGCGAGGGTGGCCGCGAGCGCACGTACGGTGGCGGCGGACCCACCGGAGGCGCCCCGGGTGGCGGGGGCGGTGGCCCGGGGGGCCCAGGCGCCCCCGACCGCACCCTCTACGTTGGCAACCTCCCGTACGACTGCACGACGCTCGAGGTCGAGACCCTCATCAACGAGGTCGTGGCGGAAGAGGGCTCGGTCGTGCGCGTTCACCTGCCCATGGATCCCGACGGTCGGAAGCGTGGCTTCGGCTTCGTCACGATGTCGAGCAGCGAGGCGGCGAAGGCCGCTGCCGACGCGCTCCGCACGGGCACCCTGCGCGGGCGCCCCCTCAAGGTGAACCTGGCCCACCCGAAGGGTGAGCGCCCGCCTCGCGAGGGCGGCGGGTACGGCGGCGGCGGCGGCGGCTTCGGTGGTGGTGGCGGCGGCGGCGGCGGTGGTGGCGGCGGCGGCGGCTTCGGTGGCGGTGGCGGCGGCGGCGGCGGCGGCGGCTTCGGTGGTGGCGGCGGCGGCGGCTTCGGCGGCGGCGGCTTCCCGGCGGGCGGGGGCGGCGCTCCGCCTCCCCAGCGCAAGACCTTCGACGACCGGCGCCGGAAGCCAGGCGGGGGCGGCTCCGAAGAGGGGCGCCGTCCCAAACGCGAGCGCGACGAGCCCCAAGCAGACGACTGGGACGACGAGTAGACCGGCACAGTTCTCGCGCGCGGCGGACGGGCTGCTCTGGCCCGTCCGTTCGCTTTTTGTAGCGGATCCGCTCGGCGGCCGGGCT
Encoded here:
- a CDS encoding serine/threonine protein kinase; this translates as MARDPDGDTLHIVGGPAQAPPSAGADPYLGTVIEGRYLVDSVLGEGGMGIVYAGRHRTLAKRVAIKVLKRELADDRDMLERFFNEARAASSIGSPHIADVADFGMLPDGAAYFVMEYLDGVSLGGLLDQLRMIPTPRLLKIARQMAVGLSAAHAAGIVHRDLKPDNIMLVSRGGENDFVKILDFGIAKVTHAATRLTRTGSVFGTPHYMSPEQAAGLSVDSRGDLYAMGIILYEMACGRVPFDSDNYMGILTQHMYKAPPAPRTLVVPPNAVSPGLEAIILKCLTKKPEGRYATADELVADLDLLLAGQPPKAVGELMARSGNFNAPADYFHGAAASTMLPQSRGGGGRLGIALGLGMGVLLAIAAVVAFALRDKGAGAQPTIRALAPPPSASTSAAVAVVVASAAPVVTKRVVIVAIEPVDAQVALPSGTLVHVERGFAHVSLAPGESVKLTVSRAGYARQELVVGPASADAERVALAAEPKAPVGVTTAHPTAPRVAPPPPSASAAPPPPKQRPEWCAKMKTSDPTFRHFPECR
- a CDS encoding GAF domain-containing protein, whose product is MVIPPRSQTGTRVSGDELIATLFEAMHDLHFLQDAIQGADFCLQLAIGVIPSRAGYAHFFDVEKREFVLVRAKGEDTEDLVGKRHLEAEPLLSAAVRTKKAILKDANDALTSRYMTLGGATSVVLCPVFVAGRALAILELVNPSDGAPFTQAEANALTYIAEQFAEFLSSRGLVFDHGRARAAQG
- a CDS encoding CesT family type III secretion system chaperone, giving the protein MRTEKDVEAYLTKMNRRFSPLEDGTYVLGATSEAAPPIALHVDPPLVVTRVNVGKAPAEGGSEFFRRLLSLNASTLVHTSFGLEEDNVVLTSALELQNLDYNELEALLDEIDVTLAQQVPALVELSRAPS
- a CDS encoding serine/threonine protein kinase; this encodes MVADSRIPSGTILGGKFRIRRLLGQGGMGEVYAGEGRRGEKVAIKVLHDRAAKDPDLVARFNREAEIARSIHSEYVAAVLGSGKERDGRLWIAFERLVGEGLDERLRREQYLAFSEVVPIVDDALQGLIAAHDARVIHRDIKPANLFVEKRKLTHAELAGGAREERTRILDFGVSKLRPAADRNEPSLTAFDATLGSFAYMAPEQVRGSARVDERADLYALGAVAFRGLTGRLPFEGTNALTLVALKLDRDPPSLTSTTGDEWPQAIERFLGKLMARERENRFRTAAETLTAWRAVSTAMDDVRHRPRSVGEPAPEPAEPTQGTFADDYELPYRR
- a CDS encoding HAMP domain-containing histidine kinase — translated: MAREAERSRRDRLTRFVLLPAVIVAVAVLAYFTFRTTLQLDTLRKQSVLEATLALANEKATRLDRQIIDQDNVVLAIADPAQAEHLTERWLPTAQRETPSVRAILVLDETRTVVAFASRARGPFAEEEAFRRLLTERLLDDMPPAVEALRHLHRTYGAESYLISYWLRPSDARTYTIVAWHDIGRIVKETLPTLYGDRSVPGALLAQNTSRANIVDEEGRIVFGPPLRSGGFTVGVRFPTTLYNWRVQVSPVGEDEFTVNVKRRRVLEIATVGLSFVVLVAGVLTILLAAETERQASALKSEFVANVSHELKTPLALVRMFAEMLQSGRVKNEEKRMEYLNVIVSESERLSSLIENVLDFARVERGRASYDFSPGDLGEAVRRAVNVYRYRAEREGVTLTLEVEERLPEVLLDARAIELVVINLLDNALKYAPDGKEVAVSVSRVGDDVTVSVTDQGPGIPEAERQRIFERFVRGSSATARDGKGAVRGSGIGLSLVQHIAESHRGRAWVDSGLGHGATFRFCVPRRTGPAPPRAA
- a CDS encoding PspA/IM30 family protein is translated as MGIFSRLAQLIKSNLNDLISKSEDPEKMLNQVVVDMNNQLVEAKKQVAVAIADEKRLAKQHEQEAANAAEWERRAMMALRAGNEELAKEALSRKKEHDELAQTFNDQWSKQKASVDQLKRALRMLNDKIEEAKRKKNVLVARKKRAEAQKSIQETRHGLKDQSAFETFDRMSAKIDQLEAEAEAGAELQEEYSGDVLASRFQSLERDAGAEDELAALKRKMGLAPAEAPKAPEVGVQARVQAPAAPPPAASSKEEDELAAALEEMEAEAAGQQRKAR
- a CDS encoding ABC transporter permease; the protein is MGYPLTVALRYLVSKKRSFISVGTAFAMFGVMIGVAALATVMSVTGGFQKQFRDKVLGVNAHVLVLKYSVDFREYPDVMKKVADVPGVKGVAPFIINPMMVTHGGRTATGVLLKGVDPEFMPKVLDLPRHIVEGNLDGLRKPGAKPPERRVEPFDPFPSNSGARDGGASRSVLGDLHAAGLDPDRSDAGAPDDAAAPTAAPAPTVVGAVTPDGGYASQLPTNDDDVLPESVDPDPCKSPEQIKKLPGVVIGRTLGRQLGVKLGDCLQITSPTIGVSLGASGARPPIAKQFRVIAVFEAGFDQYDSKLVYTDLYEAQGFYDQGDSVTGVEMTIDDIDNSGAIAKEIDRRLANGVYHTLDWRELNHGLFTALLIQQIGMSFMLALNILVAAFTVVAVLIMVVLDKKREIALLKALGATDRAILRIFLYQGTLIGVVGTGLGLLLGYACCRAIAAYPFPLDPKVYFISHLPVLIRPNEFLITGAIAVFISSVATIVPALYASRMRPADGLRAE